In Raphanus sativus cultivar WK10039 unplaced genomic scaffold, ASM80110v3 Scaffold2035, whole genome shotgun sequence, one genomic interval encodes:
- the LOC130505139 gene encoding probable WRKY transcription factor 21, producing the protein MEEEIEGTNRAAVESCHRVLNLLSSRPRQQDHLYDMSLVSETREAVFRFKRVENLLGSSSSSSRSVGHARFRRAKKPQTHLSQTTFLDPCLQRTELSSSQTPPVMLRSDLSLGPTDSLTLGLSSNAKAPPLLQLNQQAVSPSGYPNLFPEHRQQQQQQLHERLQAHHHHHQQQQQRHQAEMMMLRKCNSGISLSFDNSSCTPTMSSTRSFISSLSIDGSVNNSSFHLVGAPSSTDQSSQYSKRKCLMRGGNEHGSRCHCSKKRKHRVRRSIRVPAISNKVADIPPDDYSWRKYGQKPIKGSPYPRGYYKCSSIRGCPARKHVERCLEDPAMLIVTYEAEHNHPKLPSQTVTT; encoded by the exons ATGGAGGAGGAGATAGAAGGAACCAACAGAGCAGCTGTAGAGAGTTGCCATAGAGTTCTCAACCTCTTATCCAGCAGACCACGTCAGCAAGATCATCTGTACGACATGAGCTTAGTGTCTGAAACTAGAGAAGCTGTGTTTAGGTTCAAGAGAGTGGAGAATCTGTtaggcagcagcagcagcagcagcagaagtGTGGGTCATGCCAGGTTTAGAAGAGCAAAGAAGCCTCAGACCCATTTGTCTCAAACCACTTTCCTTGATCCTTGTCTCCAAAGAACAGAACTATCATCATCTCAGACACCACCGGTTATGCTCCGGTCTGATTTGAGCTTGGGACCCACTGATTCTCTCACTTTAGGTTTAAGCTCAAATGCAAAAGCCCCTCCTCTCCTTCAGCTTAACCAGCAGGCAGTGTCTCCTTCTGGTTATCCCAATTTGTTTCCAGAACATCgacagcagcagcaacaacagttACATGAACGGTTACAGGCTCACCATCATCACcaccagcagcagcagcagaggCATCAAGCTGAGATGATGATGCTTAGGAAGTGCAACAGCGGGATAAGTTTGAGCTTCGATAACTCGAGCTGTACACCGACCATGTCATCCACTAGGTCCTTCATCTCATCGCTTAGCATAGATGGTAGCGTCAACAACTCCTCCTTCCATTTGGTAGGGGCTCCGAGTTCAACTGATCAGAGTTCACAGTACTCTAAGAGAAAATGCCTCATGAGAGGTGGTAATGAACATGGTAGCAGATGCCACTGCTCTAAGAAGAG GAAGCATCGGGTTAGGAGATCGATTAGAGTGCCTGCTATAAGTAACAAGGTTGCAGATATCCCTCCTGATGATTATTCGTGGCGAAAATATGGTCAGAAACCCATCAAGGGCTCTCCTTATCCCAG GGGATACTATAAATGCAGTAGCATAAGAGGTTGTCCAGCGAGGAAGCACGTTGAGAGATGTTTGGAAGATCCGGCAATGCTTATTGTTACTTATGAAGCAGAGCATAACCATCCCAAATTGCCATCTCAGACCGTGACAACTTAA